ATTATTTGCTTATCAATTATCTTCCAATGTTTGGGTATTTTAACCGAGATTCCGTATTTGAGTTTGTATAGTTCAAATCTACTGTGTTGGGGTTGAGCGACCAACATACAAGGAGAGAATACAAGAATTAAAACAATAGAAATTATTCGTAACATATAATACCTAAATAATTGCTGTATTGTTAATCAGTTTAAATTAAAGTACAAAAGTGAGGATGTATAAGTGCATATAAATCTTGCATCAGGTTGTCACCGCTATGATCTCACCGTTATATATCGGAATTCTATCAATTAAAGCATTCATACCGTACCCCCTCCTAACAGACTTAATTTAAGTTCTGGCGGTAAAAATAGTTTGTATAGCGTCAATTCCCTGTTTCTGAGAATATCCTGCAAGGTTTTGTGCTTTTTTAGGCTGAATAATAATTTATATGGGATATCCCTTTATTTGTAAAGAGTTAGCATCACTAAGACTAATAGTCAACCATTATTAATCATCTGGCCATGACTCACAGTCACTTCCATGACGGTTTTTCTTCGTATATTCTTACCTTAAAAGGGCGAGACTATGACAAATATCAAAAAGAAATTTGGTGCACACCTTTCTCAATTGCGCAATAAGGCAGGAATGACACAGGCAAAACTGGCAGAAAAAACAAATCTTAGTGTTGACCTGATAAGCCGAATAGAAAGAGGTGAACGCGCACCCTCCTTAGAAACTATTGAAAAGCTATCGAATGCTTTAAAAATAAGATTGTCAGAATTGCTTAATTTTGACGGGGAAGAAGTTACAGTATTATCGGAAAGTCCTTTTGAATCTCTGGAATTGTGGAAACTACTGAAAGGTAAACGGCCTAAGCAGATTAAGAAAATAACTGAAATTGCCAAGATCATACTGGAATGAACCATCCTGACCAATATTTTCTGAAGAGGTTTTTGGGAGATGAACCCCTATATCAGCCATTAGATCTTGTTCGGTAATATAAGCCTTAAGAGATGATGCCGGTTAAAACTTCAAAAAACACCCCTTGTTTGCATTTTGGGCATTGCATTGAATATAAATCTTGGATAGGAATAATTTCTTTATGTTTACATTTTGGGCATTCATGGGGATCTCGCTCAAGATCAATTCTTACTTCTGCTAAACATCCAAAACAAAGCATATCCGTTTCAAACCCCCCACGCTCATTAATCAATTTAAGGGCTTTTTTGTTTTGGATTGGAATATAAGGAAAACCAAAAATATCGTCTTCATTAATTTTCAAGACTTTCGCTATCTGATAAGATTCACAAGGGTGCGAACACGGGATACGGTTTTTTTTATCATCAATCACATACGTTATTCCGCCGAACGTATCTAATGTTAGTGCACACTTGTCACATTTGAAACGAATAAGAAGAGGCATGGTTTTTTAATCACTATTTTAATCACTGCGATAAAAAGAATTAGCTTGGTTTTAATCAATTCCGGCATATATAAACTGCGATTACATTTTGAATTTGGGGTACCGTTAACCCCTGGCTACCCGATTAGGCCAATATTCAGTATTAAAATCGATATTGTCAACTTCCATGGGCGAAATAGCAGCGTTTATAGTTTTTCGAAATTTTGAAAATGCATTAGGATTTCTGTTCACAGAATACCAGTTACCCCAAGGTGGCGAGAAATTTGGATTTGCAAATACAACTAAACGCCTCGCTTTCTTCCCAGTGAACTTTTTCGGAAAAGTTTCTTTGCCAAGTTCAATACCAACAATCACTTCCCATTCAATTTTCAAACGATTCAATGTTGCCAAGATAATTTCTTTACTCGGCTTTTGTTTAGGTTGGTGAAACTGCTCACCTATTTCTGGCCACCACCCTTTACCATTGGCAGAAACACCTGCTATGCTTTCAGCAACATCATAACTGGGTGATTCAGGCAAATTATTCATTAAAATAGACGAAAACCCATATTCATTTGTCCAATTGATTAAATCAATCCATCTGGCTCGGATAGCACTTGCACTTGAAAATGCTGCACCTGCCAATATCAAAGGCACGGGTGGCTTGGGTATTTGTCTATCCTCTCTAAGCATCCATGCTTTTGATAGTTGACTATGTATTTTTGCCCAATCTGTCGGCAATGGTACTGGTATTTCTGTAGAAACATTCTTTTCCATTTTTTCCCTGACCTAACAATATATGGAACAGTTTCCTCTCAATAACAGTGGTTTCTTTTTTTAAGATTAATTTCGGGTTATTTTTATCATGATTTCCGTTAGAAATCTACAAGTTTCATGAGAAGAATGCATAGTCATGGTAGGAGGTAGAAATAAAGCCTATAGATCATTTTTCTACAGCAATATCGCAGTACCTGTTTTCTCTATTTTTTTCTAAAATTTTGCCGACGATGTTTTCATATAGAGTAAACCAGATTAAAAGTATAGGGGGGGCCTTCCCGGAAGCATTCTTTTTTTGTCAGAGCGTGTAACGCATACAAGGTAGGGGTATTAAGGAGTCTCTACCCCCTATGTTTCAAAAAAGAGGTGTATGCCGGGGCTTGTTTAATAAGCATTCTTTTTCTTGCCTGGGCAGGGCGTGAAGCCAACACTCTCGATATTTGCTTCTCTGCAATCTGCTGCAATGGCTACAGCGATCACACGCACACGTTTAAAGACAAGGTGTTGAAGAAAGTAGATGAGCCTGAGCTATGTGGTAGTGTTTAAGGTCAGAAACCCAACGCTATAATGCTTGAAGCAGGTACCGGAATGCTATGAAAGATTATGAAGGTCTAAAATAAACGATTTTATCCGGGAACATTAAGAGTAAGGGGCTGGGCGAATCGTTTAACCTGGGTCGTTATAGGAAGCCGTAGCAGGGTAAACGAACCATAAGGCGGTCTATCTGATTCGGATATAGGCAGCAATCGGAATGACCAATATCGAAACAACACCCGGCAGGATTAAAAAAATTCGACTTCGTCTTAGTCGGGGATATACTATAAAGATTATTATCATAGATAAGAAAGCCTATTTCTCAAAGAAAAAATGGCATGAAATTTCCCAAAGTGGGGAGAGATTAACAGGACAAGAAAAAAGGTTAACCAGCATGTTGGCTAACCTTTTGATTTCATTGGTGCCGAGGAACGGAATTGAACCGCCGACACGCGGATTTTCAGTCCGCTGCTCTACCGACTGAGCTACCTCGGCATAGAAACTCTGTTTTAAAACAGAAGTATTATTTATTTTAAGCTTGCATTCTTGTCAAGGACTTTTTGCCCCATATCACCAAAAAGAAACTGGATAAGAGTGCATGCAGATAGGCTAGCGGTTTCCGCTCTTAAGATTCGGGGGCCAAGACCGGCTGTTAAAAAACCGCTTTCTTTGGCTTTTTCGACTTCATTTGTTGTAAAACCCCCTTCAGGCCCAAGCATTACAAGGATTTTGTTTATAACCCCATGTTTGCCACCAAGGTCTTTTATCTCAAGAAGGTTTTTTTCATTTTCCCAGAATATTATTTTAAGATCGAATCCTGGCTCAGATTCTAAAATTTCTTTAAAGGAAACAGTTTTTCCTATTTTGGGGCTTTTGGCCCGTTTGCACTGCTTGGTCGCTTCTTTTGCTATGGCTTCCCATCGTTTTGTACGATTAGAAAGGCGTTTGTCATCCGGTCTTGAAACAGAGCGTTCCGATATGAATGGTATCCATTTTGTAATGCCAAGTTCTGTGAGTTGCCGGATAAGATTATCCATTTTGCCTTCTTTAAGAAAGGATTGGGCTACAACTATCTCAAGAAACGATTCAACAACATGATTGCATTGTCCTACAATATTTACATCAACTTTTGCAGAAGAGACAGCAACAATCCTTGCTTCATATTTTATACCCGATTCATCAAAAAGCTCTATACTGTCTCCGGGTTTTAATCGAAGTACATTTATAATATGTCTTGCATCAACACCTCTTATTGAGGGATTTGTACCTGCAAGCTCGGATTGTTCAATATAAAAAAGTCTCATAGATATTTTATGATTTAAGGCGTATTCTTTAAAAAATTTTGTAAAATGACCCCGGAAAGTAAGTTCCCATCATTTCGCTTGAATCCTTGAATCCTTGACCCCTCACAAAATCACCGGCTGTTTCTAGTGCGCTTTTGCCCAGTTTATACCTGATGAAATATTTACTTTAAGCGGAACCTTAAGAGTCCAGACATTTTCCATTATATCTCTAACAAGTTCGGTGACCATATCAAGTTCTTCCGGTGGTACTTCAAAAACAAGCTCATCGTGAACGGAAAGAAGCATTGCGCTTTTAAGATTTTTTTCTGTAAAAGCTTTATCTATATTTATCATAGCAATCTTTATAAGATCAGCGGCTGTGCCCTGTATGGGAGTGTTTACCGCGATGCGCTCTGCCGCAGCTTTTACAATTTTGTTGGAGCTGTCTATATCGGGAAGAAGTCTTATGCGCCCCAAAAGTGTAGAGGTTTTTTTATTTTCATGCGCGTCATTAATGGTTTTTTCGATAAATTTGCTTACTCCTTTGTATCCCGCAAAATAATTATCAATATACGTTTGGGCCATTTTATGGCTGATACCAAGATCCTTTGCAAGGCTGAAAGCGCTTATTCCGTATATAATGCTGAAATTTATTGTCTTTGCCTGATTTCTTAACTCAGGTGTTATAAAATCCGGGAAAATCTGGAATATTTCTATAGCAGTTCTTGTATGAATGTCTTCATCTTCTAAAAAAGCTTTGATCAGTATTTCATCTTCCGCACAATGGGCAAGAAGGCGAAGCTCTATCTGAGAGTAATCGGCTGAAATAAGACTCCAGCCATTTTGGGGTACAAAAGCGCTTCTTATCTCTCTTCCCTCATCGGTTTTTATCGGAATATTCTGAAGATTGGGATTGGAGCTGCTAAGCCTTCCGGTAGCTGTTACTGTCTGGTTGAATGAGGTGTGTATTCTGTCTGTTTTTAGGTCTGCAATTTCAAGCAGTGCATCGGTATAGGTTGATTTAAGCTTGGAAAGCGTTCTGTGCCTTAATACAAGCGCCGGAAGTTCATGCTTTTCTGCAAGTTCTGTCAGTACATCCACATCAGTTGAATACCCCGTCTTTTTTTTCGTTTTCTTTTTTACAGGAAGCATCAGCTTTTCAAAAAGAACTTCTCCAAGTTGCTGAGGCGATTTGATATTAAAGGTCATACCGGCAGTTGAATAAATTTTTTCTTCAAGATCTTCTAACTGCTGTTTAAAATGCTTTGAAAGTTCTAATAACCTGTTTCTGTTTACACATATTCCGTTTGTCTCCATCTTCATAAGTACAGGGATAAGAGGCATTTCAATCTGTTCAAAAAGATCTTTGACCCCTATTTCGGTAAGCATAGGGAAAAGCACCTCGTGGGCCATAAGAGTGATGTCAGCGTCTTCACAGGCATATGAGACAGCCTTTTCCAAAGGCACATTTTTAAAACCGGATTCAGGCTTTTTCTTTCCCACTGTTTCTTCAAAAGTAATTTTTTTATGTCCGAGAAAATCAAGAGCTATCTGGTCAAGATTGTGCGCCCGCTTTGAAGGATTAATAAGATAAGATGCTACCATTGT
Above is a genomic segment from Pseudomonadota bacterium containing:
- a CDS encoding helix-turn-helix transcriptional regulator, whose product is MTNIKKKFGAHLSQLRNKAGMTQAKLAEKTNLSVDLISRIERGERAPSLETIEKLSNALKIRLSELLNFDGEEVTVLSESPFESLELWKLLKGKRPKQIKKITEIAKIILE
- a CDS encoding 16S rRNA (uracil(1498)-N(3))-methyltransferase, which translates into the protein MRLFYIEQSELAGTNPSIRGVDARHIINVLRLKPGDSIELFDESGIKYEARIVAVSSAKVDVNIVGQCNHVVESFLEIVVAQSFLKEGKMDNLIRQLTELGITKWIPFISERSVSRPDDKRLSNRTKRWEAIAKEATKQCKRAKSPKIGKTVSFKEILESEPGFDLKIIFWENEKNLLEIKDLGGKHGVINKILVMLGPEGGFTTNEVEKAKESGFLTAGLGPRILRAETASLSACTLIQFLFGDMGQKVLDKNASLK
- the polA gene encoding DNA polymerase I translates to MIVSAEIKNKDLDKTLFLIDGSAYIYRAYHAIRNLSNSKGLPTNAIFGFARILIKLIEDWAPKYVVMVFDAKGPTFRHDLYKDYKATRPPMPDDLQIQIPYIKEITKAFNLPVIEIQGYEADDIIGTLAHLAEESGFSSVMVTGDKDFLQLVTDKSIIWDPMKDKVTDLNSFKEEFGLMPKQMIDVMGLSGDTSDNVPGVPGIGPKTALDLIKNFGSIKNLYDNIDSITKKKQHENLIQFKEQADLSRQLVEIDTKVPVDFEQDAFCYKKPDNQKLSALFQELEFRQLQQSFSGHSDLSEKKYSIIDDIKSLSELVERLESADHFALDTETTSENPLKAKLVGISVSLKAHEAFYIPLAHEYEGVPKQLGMDETIKMLKTVFENPDIKKIGQNIKYDWIVLRRHGIELAGVYSDTMVASYLINPSKRAHNLDQIALDFLGHKKITFEETVGKKKPESGFKNVPLEKAVSYACEDADITLMAHEVLFPMLTEIGVKDLFEQIEMPLIPVLMKMETNGICVNRNRLLELSKHFKQQLEDLEEKIYSTAGMTFNIKSPQQLGEVLFEKLMLPVKKKTKKKTGYSTDVDVLTELAEKHELPALVLRHRTLSKLKSTYTDALLEIADLKTDRIHTSFNQTVTATGRLSSSNPNLQNIPIKTDEGREIRSAFVPQNGWSLISADYSQIELRLLAHCAEDEILIKAFLEDEDIHTRTAIEIFQIFPDFITPELRNQAKTINFSIIYGISAFSLAKDLGISHKMAQTYIDNYFAGYKGVSKFIEKTINDAHENKKTSTLLGRIRLLPDIDSSNKIVKAAAERIAVNTPIQGTAADLIKIAMINIDKAFTEKNLKSAMLLSVHDELVFEVPPEELDMVTELVRDIMENVWTLKVPLKVNISSGINWAKAH